One window of Saccharopolyspora phatthalungensis genomic DNA carries:
- a CDS encoding molybdopterin-dependent oxidoreductase, with protein sequence MIVYQQHSSHWGLFTAARTPDGLDVVADSDDPDPAPLLRNIPASLDERVRVLAPHVRKGWLDGQSERGGDEYVPVSWPAAIELAASELDRVRGTYGNEAIYGGSYGWGSAGRFHHAQSQIHRFLNVIGGYTRSVNTYSLGASRPLLQHVVGNDDPIVRPTAWPVLAKHTEHFVCFGGIPAKNSQVNAGGVSRHAVAGHLRRARARGAWFTLISPLRDDLAPELGARWLAPVPGTDTALMLALSHVLIERGWHAEEFLRTHCVGFDEFWKYLSGAADGIVKSPQWAESVCGIDAAVIVGLAESMATRRTMVTLSWSLQRARYGEQPLWAGIALACVLGQIGLPGGGFGHGYGAMAGIGMRPLPYPLPTLPQGENRVREYIPVARIADMLLNPGQEYDYNGERRRYPDIRLVYWAGGNPFHHHQDLARLTEAFRRPETVLVHEPFWTATARHADIVFPTTTTLERNDLGCAKEDRALIAMRQVTPPLGQARSDFEIFTALAEKLGVAAEFTEGRDEWAWLAHLYEQWRQASAAGPDFRRFWEIGRLELSGDSDDQVLYDRFRADPAGNPLPTPSGRIELFSRRIGSFGYADCPGHPIWLVPEELQVPPGAGDFPLFLVANNPATRLHSQLDHGATSAESKIHGREPLRMHPTDAAYRALSAGDVVRVVSATGSALAAVVISDSVRPGVVQLATGAWFDPSAPDVATCIHGNPNAVTRDIGTSRLAQGCTGQLTRVEVQGFAAAPPPLRIYDPPVAQEN encoded by the coding sequence GTGATCGTGTACCAGCAGCACAGCTCGCACTGGGGCCTGTTCACCGCGGCTCGCACGCCGGACGGCCTGGACGTGGTCGCCGACTCGGACGACCCGGACCCGGCTCCGCTGCTGCGCAACATTCCCGCGTCGCTAGACGAACGCGTGCGCGTGCTCGCGCCGCACGTGCGGAAGGGTTGGTTGGACGGCCAGTCCGAGCGCGGCGGCGATGAATACGTGCCGGTCAGCTGGCCAGCGGCGATCGAGCTGGCGGCAAGCGAGCTGGATCGGGTCCGCGGCACCTACGGCAACGAGGCGATCTACGGCGGCTCCTACGGCTGGGGCAGCGCGGGCCGCTTCCACCACGCGCAGAGCCAGATCCACCGGTTCCTCAACGTCATCGGCGGCTACACCCGCTCGGTCAACACCTACAGCCTGGGCGCGTCCCGGCCGCTGTTGCAGCACGTCGTCGGCAACGACGACCCGATCGTGCGCCCGACGGCGTGGCCGGTGCTGGCCAAGCACACCGAGCACTTCGTCTGCTTCGGCGGCATCCCAGCGAAGAATTCGCAGGTCAACGCGGGTGGGGTCAGCAGGCACGCGGTGGCCGGGCACCTACGTCGGGCGCGGGCGCGCGGCGCCTGGTTCACGCTGATCAGCCCGCTGCGCGACGACCTCGCGCCGGAGCTCGGCGCCAGGTGGCTGGCACCGGTGCCGGGCACCGACACCGCGCTGATGCTGGCGCTGAGCCATGTGCTGATCGAACGCGGTTGGCACGCCGAGGAGTTCCTCCGCACGCACTGCGTGGGGTTCGATGAGTTCTGGAAATACCTGTCCGGCGCGGCGGATGGCATCGTGAAGAGTCCACAGTGGGCGGAGTCGGTCTGCGGCATCGACGCGGCCGTCATCGTCGGGCTCGCCGAATCCATGGCGACGCGGCGCACGATGGTGACGCTGAGCTGGTCGTTGCAGCGCGCCCGCTACGGTGAACAGCCGTTGTGGGCCGGCATCGCGCTGGCGTGCGTGCTCGGCCAGATCGGCCTGCCCGGCGGCGGATTCGGCCACGGCTACGGTGCGATGGCCGGCATCGGGATGCGCCCGCTGCCGTACCCGCTGCCGACGTTGCCGCAGGGCGAGAACCGGGTTCGCGAATACATCCCGGTCGCGCGGATCGCGGACATGCTGCTGAACCCGGGGCAAGAGTACGACTACAACGGCGAGCGTCGCCGGTACCCGGACATCCGGCTGGTCTACTGGGCCGGCGGGAATCCGTTCCACCACCACCAAGACCTGGCGCGGTTGACCGAGGCGTTCCGCCGCCCGGAGACGGTCCTCGTGCACGAACCGTTCTGGACGGCGACGGCCCGGCACGCCGACATCGTGTTCCCGACCACCACCACGTTGGAGCGCAACGACCTGGGCTGCGCCAAGGAAGACCGTGCGCTGATCGCCATGCGGCAGGTCACGCCGCCGCTCGGGCAAGCGCGGTCGGATTTCGAGATCTTTACCGCTCTGGCCGAAAAGCTCGGGGTGGCCGCGGAATTCACCGAGGGCCGCGACGAGTGGGCCTGGCTGGCGCACCTCTACGAGCAGTGGCGGCAGGCGTCCGCGGCAGGACCGGATTTCCGGCGGTTCTGGGAGATCGGCCGGCTCGAACTGTCCGGCGACTCAGACGACCAGGTGCTCTATGACCGGTTCCGTGCCGACCCGGCCGGTAACCCGCTGCCGACGCCGAGCGGGCGCATCGAGCTGTTCTCGCGGCGGATCGGCTCCTTCGGTTACGCCGACTGCCCCGGGCACCCGATCTGGCTGGTCCCGGAAGAACTGCAGGTTCCGCCCGGTGCCGGGGATTTCCCGCTGTTCCTGGTCGCGAACAACCCGGCGACTCGCCTGCACAGCCAACTCGACCACGGCGCGACCAGCGCCGAGTCCAAGATCCACGGCCGAGAACCGCTGCGCATGCACCCCACTGACGCGGCCTACCGAGCATTGTCCGCAGGCGACGTCGTGCGGGTCGTCAGCGCGACGGGGAGTGCCCTCGCAGCGGTCGTGATCAGCGACTCGGTCCGCCCCGGGGTGGTCCAGCTCGCGACCGGTGCCTGGTTCGACCCCAGCGCCCCGGACGTCGCCACGTGCATCCACGGCAACCCGAACGCCGTGACCCGGGACATCGGAACCTCCCGCCTGGCCCAGGGCTGCACGGGCCAACTGACCCGAGTCGAGGTCCAGGGCTTCGCCGCTGCGCCACCCCCGCTGCGTATCTACGATCCGCCCGTCGCGCAAGAGAACTGA
- a CDS encoding ArsR/SmtB family transcription factor: MTMARDVARLAGLLADPTRAAFCLAMLDGRAWTVTELAAQAGVAAPTASEHLNRLVAGGLLVERKQGRHRYVQLANSQAADLLEAFIGHLGPSREPPRGLRAVSASAALARGRTCYDHLAGRLGVAIADGMTAEGLLNQAEGFAITEAGIDWLTGTLGIAAADLRVTRRPLARACLDWTERRSHLAGTSGAHLLRRFLENGWIKRIGTDRAVRLTPAGTTALRDLLAIDATAHDLV; encoded by the coding sequence ATGACGATGGCACGCGACGTCGCCCGGCTCGCTGGACTGCTCGCCGACCCGACCCGTGCCGCGTTCTGCTTGGCGATGCTCGATGGCCGGGCCTGGACCGTGACCGAGTTGGCCGCGCAAGCCGGGGTCGCCGCCCCGACGGCCAGCGAGCACCTGAACCGGCTGGTCGCGGGCGGGTTGCTGGTGGAACGCAAGCAGGGCCGACACCGGTACGTGCAGCTCGCGAACTCGCAGGCGGCGGACCTGCTGGAGGCGTTCATCGGCCACCTGGGGCCGAGCCGGGAGCCGCCGCGCGGCCTGCGCGCCGTCAGCGCGTCGGCCGCTCTGGCCCGGGGGCGCACCTGCTACGACCACCTCGCCGGGCGGCTCGGAGTCGCGATCGCCGACGGCATGACCGCCGAGGGCCTGCTCAACCAGGCCGAAGGGTTCGCGATCACCGAGGCAGGCATCGACTGGCTCACCGGCACTCTCGGCATCGCCGCCGCCGATCTCCGCGTCACCCGGCGCCCGCTGGCCCGCGCCTGCCTGGACTGGACCGAACGACGCTCGCACCTCGCCGGCACTTCCGGCGCCCACCTACTGCGCCGTTTCCTCGAAAACGGCTGGATCAAGCGCATCGGCACCGACCGCGCGGTCCGCCTCACCCCGGCCGGCACCACGGCGCTGCGCGACCTGCTCGCCATCGATGCGACCGCTCACGATCTGGTGTGA
- a CDS encoding decaprenylphospho-beta-D-erythro-pentofuranosid-2-ulose 2-reductase has product MSGAVLVLGGRSEIGVAVAERLVERGHRTVVLAARRSADLDAEEAALREAGAAEVVRVEFDASDVGSHAELLARVVDRHGPVDVAVTAFGVLGDQERAERDAAHAIDIVHTDYVAHISVLTHLANLLREQGSGQIVVFSSVAGVRVRRTNYVYGSAKAGLDGFANGLSDALVGSGAQLLIVRPGFVIGRMTRGMRPAPWSSTPDQVADATVKALRRGRRVVWVPPILRWVFAMMRLLPQAIWRRMPR; this is encoded by the coding sequence ATGAGCGGAGCGGTATTGGTCCTCGGGGGCCGCAGCGAGATCGGCGTGGCGGTGGCGGAGCGCCTGGTCGAACGCGGGCACCGCACCGTTGTCCTGGCGGCGCGGCGTTCGGCGGATCTCGACGCCGAGGAGGCCGCGCTCCGCGAGGCCGGTGCCGCCGAGGTCGTCCGCGTGGAGTTCGACGCTTCGGACGTCGGTAGTCACGCCGAACTGCTTGCCCGGGTGGTCGACCGGCACGGCCCGGTCGACGTGGCGGTCACCGCCTTTGGCGTGCTCGGCGACCAGGAACGGGCCGAGCGGGACGCCGCGCACGCGATCGACATCGTGCACACCGATTACGTCGCGCACATCAGCGTGTTGACACACCTGGCGAACCTGCTGCGGGAGCAGGGCAGCGGTCAGATCGTCGTGTTCTCGTCGGTCGCGGGCGTGCGGGTGCGGCGGACGAACTACGTCTACGGGTCGGCGAAGGCCGGGCTCGATGGGTTCGCCAACGGTCTTTCCGACGCCTTGGTCGGCAGCGGCGCGCAGTTGTTGATCGTGCGGCCCGGGTTCGTCATCGGGCGGATGACCCGGGGGATGCGTCCGGCTCCGTGGTCCAGCACGCCCGACCAGGTAGCGGATGCGACGGTCAAAGCCCTGCGGCGCGGGCGTCGCGTGGTGTGGGTGCCGCCGATCCTGCGCTGGGTCTTCGCGATGATGCGCTTGCTGCCGCAGGCGATCTGGCGCCGCATGCCCCGCTGA
- a CDS encoding isocitrate lyase/PEP mutase family protein: MSREFHALHHADSPLLLPNAWDFASAAALVEAGFEAIGTTSLGVAAAHGLPDAAGCTREATIELARRLADLPRPVTVDVEAGFGGGPGEVAELAAELAELGIAGINLEDELGDPARHAELIGAVKERTPELFLNARTDTYWLSTAPSLADTISRAERYVSAGADGIFVPGMADQSDIRALRDALTVPLNILFQPGHRVEHLAALGVQRISMGSLLYRAALHAAVTTACGIRAGADLPTGIPSYSAVQDYVGGGRRRGDGGFQCPPSGPVQRSTPAPR, encoded by the coding sequence ATGTCGCGAGAATTTCATGCGCTGCACCACGCGGATTCCCCGTTGCTGCTGCCGAACGCCTGGGACTTCGCCTCCGCCGCCGCACTGGTCGAGGCCGGGTTCGAGGCCATCGGCACGACGAGCCTCGGCGTGGCGGCGGCCCACGGGCTGCCCGATGCCGCGGGCTGCACGCGCGAGGCAACGATCGAGCTCGCCCGCCGATTGGCCGATTTGCCCCGCCCGGTCACCGTGGACGTGGAGGCGGGTTTCGGCGGCGGTCCCGGCGAAGTCGCGGAGCTGGCCGCCGAACTGGCCGAGCTGGGCATCGCGGGAATCAACCTGGAGGACGAGCTCGGCGACCCCGCGCGCCATGCGGAGCTGATCGGCGCGGTGAAGGAGCGGACGCCAGAGCTCTTCCTCAACGCGCGCACCGACACCTACTGGCTGAGCACAGCGCCATCCCTTGCCGACACGATCAGCCGCGCCGAGCGCTACGTCTCGGCCGGCGCGGACGGCATCTTCGTGCCGGGCATGGCTGACCAGAGCGACATTCGTGCGCTGCGGGACGCGCTCACCGTGCCGCTCAACATCCTCTTCCAGCCAGGCCACCGCGTCGAGCACTTGGCGGCCCTAGGCGTTCAACGCATCAGCATGGGCTCGCTGCTGTACCGCGCCGCGCTGCACGCCGCGGTGACAACCGCATGCGGCATCCGCGCCGGTGCGGACTTGCCGACGGGCATTCCCAGTTATTCGGCTGTGCAGGACTACGTGGGCGGTGGTCGCCGGCGAGGTGACGGCGGTTTCCAGTGCCCTCCGTCCGGTCCGGTCCAGCGCTCGACCCCAGCCCCGAGGTAG
- a CDS encoding dienelactone hydrolase family protein, whose product MVQVSTEPVIVKTPKGALDGDLVVPPPAQAVVLFAHGSGSSRHSPRNRAVAESLQSAGFGTLLLDLLTPEEAKFDQRTHELRFDIELLAGRLVPAIDELNAWSTSTGMPVGLFGASTGAAAALKAAARRPERVGAVVSRGGRPDLGGEALASVHAPTLLIVGGHDREVLNLNRQAAELLTSLPLADVKIEIVPHAGHLFEESGALERVAELAADWFRTYLGAGVERWTGPDGGHWKPPSPRRRPPPT is encoded by the coding sequence ATGGTTCAAGTCTCAACCGAGCCGGTGATCGTCAAGACCCCCAAGGGAGCCCTGGACGGAGATCTCGTTGTGCCACCGCCAGCCCAGGCGGTGGTGCTGTTCGCACACGGATCCGGGAGTTCCCGGCACAGCCCCCGCAACCGCGCGGTTGCCGAGTCGTTGCAGAGCGCTGGGTTCGGCACCCTGCTGCTGGACCTGCTCACCCCGGAAGAGGCGAAGTTCGACCAGCGGACCCACGAACTGCGCTTCGACATCGAACTGCTCGCCGGGCGGCTGGTGCCCGCGATCGACGAACTCAACGCGTGGTCCACCAGCACTGGCATGCCGGTCGGGCTGTTCGGCGCCAGCACCGGCGCCGCCGCGGCGCTGAAGGCCGCCGCTCGGCGACCGGAACGCGTTGGTGCCGTGGTGTCGCGCGGCGGGCGCCCCGACCTCGGCGGCGAAGCACTGGCTTCGGTGCACGCTCCGACGCTGCTGATCGTCGGCGGCCACGACCGCGAGGTGCTCAACCTCAACCGGCAGGCCGCCGAGCTGCTCACTTCGCTGCCGCTGGCCGACGTCAAAATCGAAATCGTGCCGCACGCCGGTCACCTCTTCGAAGAGTCCGGCGCGCTGGAGCGGGTCGCGGAGCTCGCCGCGGACTGGTTCCGCACCTACCTCGGGGCTGGGGTCGAGCGCTGGACCGGACCGGACGGAGGGCACTGGAAACCGCCGTCACCTCGCCGGCGACCACCGCCCACGTAG
- a CDS encoding GntR family transcriptional regulator, which yields MAEPAGYLRVADDLRDRIVSGDLAPGDRLPSRAEISRTYRVGQNVAISAVQVLMAEGLVEGRTGSGVYVRQTTGHLRVQRSSLSGHVHGSPFVATRTGELIAGQRESVSSTMPAPARIAARLRIEVGEATMRSEYEFTAGGERTMLSTSWEPLAITGGTPVALPNAGPGAGEGVVERMAYIGVIVDRTVEAVSARTASADEALRLNVPKGSIVQVLERTYYAADRPVETADIVVAASRYQIEYEIPVYPRHPAR from the coding sequence ATGGCTGAACCGGCCGGCTATCTGCGGGTCGCCGACGATCTCCGCGACCGGATCGTGTCGGGCGATCTGGCGCCCGGCGACCGGCTGCCGTCCCGCGCCGAGATCAGCCGCACCTACCGGGTCGGCCAGAACGTCGCGATCTCGGCGGTGCAGGTCCTGATGGCCGAAGGGCTGGTCGAAGGCCGAACCGGCAGCGGCGTCTACGTCCGCCAAACCACGGGCCACCTGCGCGTCCAGCGTTCGTCGCTGAGCGGTCACGTCCACGGATCGCCGTTCGTCGCGACCCGCACCGGCGAGCTCATCGCCGGGCAGCGCGAATCGGTGTCGAGCACGATGCCCGCCCCGGCCCGCATCGCGGCGCGGCTCAGGATCGAAGTCGGGGAGGCGACGATGCGCAGCGAGTACGAGTTCACGGCTGGCGGGGAGCGCACGATGCTGTCGACCAGCTGGGAGCCGCTCGCGATCACCGGCGGCACCCCGGTAGCGCTGCCGAATGCGGGCCCGGGGGCGGGGGAAGGTGTGGTCGAGCGGATGGCCTACATCGGCGTGATCGTGGACCGGACGGTGGAAGCGGTCTCGGCCCGAACGGCGTCGGCGGACGAAGCCCTCCGCCTGAACGTCCCGAAAGGCAGCATCGTCCAGGTCCTGGAGCGCACCTACTACGCGGCCGACCGCCCGGTGGAAACGGCGGACATCGTGGTGGCTGCGTCCCGCTACCAGATCGAGTACGAAATCCCGGTGTATCCCCGGCACCCGGCGCGTTGA